ATTTCAAAAATCATCCCCCAACCTAATAATAACCTTACTTTTCAGCTTGAGTCTATAGCAGGAGACTATCCTTACTATAAAGCTGGGCAGTTTATTACACTTTCTTTTGTGTTTGGTGATCATGAGGTACGTCGTTCTTATTCTTTTAATAGTTCGCCGGATAATAATGAGCCCTTAAGTATCACAGTTAAGCGTGTCGAAAATGGGGAAATATCCCGACTGCTCCACCATACTATTGTGGAGGGGGATATCGTCAATGCAATGGAACCTCAGGGTTTATTTGTATATGAACCCAAACCGGAAAAGGTTCGGACCTTATTTTTGTTTGCTGCAGGAATTGGCATTACACCCTTGTATGCTATTCTGAAAACAGCGCTTCTTGCTGAAAGTAAGTCCAAAATAGTTTTAATTTACAGTAATAGTACGCTGGAGTTAACACCGTTCCGATCGGAATTGGAGCACTGGGCAGATCGATTTCCTGATCGCTTAACTATTGTGTGGATTTACTCCAATAGTAAATACTTGATGAAAGCCAGGTTAAATAGAGACTATATACATGCTATTGTTAACGATCATTTGTTTGGAAATAAGGAAGATGCTTTGTTTTATACCTGTGGTCCTGTGATTTATATGGACTTATGTCGTTTTACCCTTTTGGGGATGGGGTTTGATTCCAATCAGATAAAACGAGAGACATTTCTATTGCCCGAAAATGAAGAGGATGATGATGACGAGACCGAAAAGGAAGTCGATAGAACAACCTATGCCATCGAACTATCTTTTCAAGGTAAAACTTATCATCTAGAGGTTCCCTACAATAAATCTATTTTAGATATAGGGCTGGAGCATAAAATTAAATTGCCTTATTCTTGTAAATCCGGTATGTGTAGTACGTGTATTTCGCAGTGTACAAGGGGGAAAGTAAGAATGGACTATAATGAGGTGTTAACAGACCGTGAAGTTGAACAAGGAAGAATACTGTT
The genomic region above belongs to Sphingobacterium zeae and contains:
- a CDS encoding ferredoxin--NADP reductase gives rise to the protein MYTLRISKIIPQPNNNLTFQLESIAGDYPYYKAGQFITLSFVFGDHEVRRSYSFNSSPDNNEPLSITVKRVENGEISRLLHHTIVEGDIVNAMEPQGLFVYEPKPEKVRTLFLFAAGIGITPLYAILKTALLAESKSKIVLIYSNSTLELTPFRSELEHWADRFPDRLTIVWIYSNSKYLMKARLNRDYIHAIVNDHLFGNKEDALFYTCGPVIYMDLCRFTLLGMGFDSNQIKRETFLLPENEEDDDDETEKEVDRTTYAIELSFQGKTYHLEVPYNKSILDIGLEHKIKLPYSCKSGMCSTCISQCTRGKVRMDYNEVLTDREVEQGRILLCTGHPIEMNTAIEVL